Genomic segment of Mycolicibacterium sarraceniae:
GTTGAGCGCCGACAGCGCATCCGATAACGCAATCGCGTACTGCTGTGGCCCAGACGCACAGTGCAGCGCCGCATCGGCGCCACGTCTGGCTGCTGCCGCCAGCCGACCGCGTAAAGGTCGGCCACCGTGGCGGGCGGGCCGGCGAAGATATCGGGCATCCGGCCAAGCGCCGGGTGTAGCAGTGTCACCGCCACCGGCCGGTTGAGCCGGGTATCCCAGCCGTCGCGCACCTCGGCCATGCCGCCGCGCCCCAGTATCCCGCGTAGCTCGTATTAACTGATCAGGCGGGTAACCGGACGTTAAGCTTCTGACGCCCTCGTTAATAGCTCCACCACCCCAGATTACCTGCCATTATGACCGGTAGATACCCGGCGAGCACATTGATGATCGCGTAACCGCACTGAGCGCTGCAGCTGTCTGCGATGCTTTCGGCGGTGAAAGGAACCGCATGAAGTTCGCCCAGTCGAGCAGGTTGTCCAACGTGTCTGACGAAGCCGCGGGACCGATCGCCGAAGAGGTGGCCCGGCTGGCGGCGACTGGACAACAGATCATGCGACTGGATGTGGGCGACCCGCATCCTTTCGGTTTCGAGGTACCCGCACAACTGGTCCGCGAGATCGCCGGCACATTGGCGACCTCGGCCGGCTACACCGGAGCCAAGGGGCTGCTATCGGCGCGGCGTGCCGTAGCGCAGTACTACGCGGCCCGTGCCGTTCCGGAAGTCCACGTCGAGAACGTATTTCTAGGCAATGGCGCCTCCGAGCTGATCACGATGTCGATGACCGCCCTGTTGGAAGACCGTGACGAAGTCTTGGTGCCCGCGCCCGATTTTCCTGTCTGGACCGCCGCGGTCAACGTCAACGGCGGGCGCGCCATCCATTATCGATGTGACGAGTCCTCGGACTGGTACCCCGACGTCGCCGATATCGCGAACAAAGTCACCTCTCGAACACGCGCGATCGTCATCATCAACCCCAATAATCCGACGGGCGCGGTGTACCCGCCCGAGGTGCTGACCGGCATCCTCACAATCGCCAGGGAGCACAACCTCATCGTGTGCTCGGATGAGATCTACGACAAGATTCTCTACGACGGCGTGTCACACACCGTGACGGCCTCATTGGCACCAGATCTGATCTGCCTTACCTTCAACGGCCTGTCCAAGGCCCACCGTTGTGCGGGCTTTCGCGCCGGCTGGCTCGCGGTGTCCGGGCCCACCGACCACGCCACCAGCTACCTCGATGGCCTGGCGACTGTCGCCGGTCTGCGCCGCTGCGCGAATGTTCCTGCCCAGCAGGCGATTCGGTTCGCGCTCGACGCCGATCGGTCGGGCGTGGACCTTGCCCTTCCCGCCGGCAGATTGCACGAGCAGCGGGATCGCGCATGGGCGGCCCTGAATGCGATTCCGGGAGTCTCCTGCGTCAAGCCCCAGGGCGCGCTGTACGCGTTTCCAAAGATCGACCTGAGCGTGTACCCGATCCGCGATGACGAGCAGTTCGTCCTCGATCTGTTGTTGCAGGAGAAGATCCACATCATCCCCGGGACAGCCCTGAGCTGGCCTGAGCCCGACCATGTCCGGATCGTGACGCTGCCGCACGCCGAGAAACTGGAGTCCGCCATCGAGCGCATCGGGCAGTTCCTGGCGACGTACCGCCAGTAGCTACCGTCGCGCGATCACACTGAGGGCGATCTCGCGGCTGGGCTTGGTGGCGATTCCGCGGAGCCGAACGATTTGAGCGCATAGATCAGGAACAGCACCATCGCCGCCATCGATAGGGCGACCGTCATCGCGGAGAACAACACCGTCCTGCCGGCCGAGACCATGCGTCGATCAGCACGCCACGGTGATCATCCGCCGGGGAGCGCGAGTCGCGAGGCGGGCGATGGCCGCTAACACGGCGATAGGGTTCCCGCCAGCCACTGAGTGCGCGCCTCGATTCGGCGCAGTTTTCCGCTAGACGTCCGCGGCAAGGTGCCAGGCGTCAACAGCTCGACATGGCCAACAGCGATTCCGGTGCGCTGCAACACCCGGGCCGCCACGTCGTCCGCCAAGCCGTCGGGTGCGTCGGCGGTGGTCTCAACGAGCATGGCCAGCGCTTCGTCGTCGGCGAAAGCGGGCAGGTAACTGACGGCCACCGCGCACCCGGTGCGTACACCGGCCAGCCCGTCCAGTGCCGCCTCGAAATCCTGGGGCGCGTGATTGGCGCCGCGGATGACCACCGTCTCCTTGCTGCGTCCGCAGACGAAAAGCTCACCGTCATGGATGAATCCGAGGTCACCGCAATCCAGCCAGCCGCCGCGCAAAACCTGCCCGGTGAGGTCGGCGCGGCCGAAGTAGCCGGCCATCACGCTGGGTCCGCGGACGAAGATATTCCCCACCTCGTCCTCGGGCAGCGGCCGGGTATCGTCGCCCCGGATCTCAACGTCGACTCCCGCCAGCGGACGGCCGGTGCTCACGAGTTCTTTGTTGTCGCGTTCGACCACACTGAACGGACGGCCGGCAGGCTTGAAGGTCACCGCCAGCGACGCCTCGGCCAGCCCATAGACCGGAGTGAACGACAAGCTGTCGAACCCCCAGCGCCCGAAGCGTTCGCTGAACCTTCGCTGAACGTCGGCGCTGGCGAGTTCGGCCCCGTTCAGGCACAGTCGCCAGGAACTCAAATCGACACCGGCCAGGTCCTCATCCCGAATCCGCTTCAAGCACAAACCGAACGCAAAGTTCGGTGCCGCGGTGACGGTGCCGCGGTGACGGGAGATGGCCCGCAGCCATGCCGCCGGCACAGCGAGGAACAGTTCAGGTGGTAGCAGCACCAGGGGGCGCCGAAGATAGAACGCCATCAACAGGTTCCCGATCAACCCCATGTCGTGGTAGAGCGGCAGCCAGGTCACACCCACCTGCTCAGGCATACCCGCGCTGTCGAAGTAGTCGGCGATCGCGGCGAGATTGTGCAGCAGATTGGCATGGGTGAGCGCGACGGGTTTGGGGTCGTGGGTGGTGCCCGAAGAGAATTGGATCAACGCCAGATCAGTGGCAACCAGCGGGCTGTCAGCGAAGTCAGGGCCGGACAGTTCGGCCATGGTGACGCAGCGTGTCTCGTCACCCTCGAGCAGCGGACGGATCCGATCCTCGGTGACCACCAGGACCGCGTGAACCGCCCGCAGCATCGCCGCGGTCCGGTGTCGGTAGTCATCGAGCCTGCCCAGCCGCACCGGCGGATACAGCGGTACCGGGACGGCGCCCGCGTAGAGCACGCCGAAGAAACTCGCGACAAATTCGGGTCCGGTCGGTAACACCAGCGCGACGCGATCTCCGCTATGCACACCGGCGGCACTCAGGCCAGCTGCGAAATCGCGGGCATCAGAGCGAATCTGGGCGAAAGCGACTTCGGTGTCGTTCTCATTGCGGTCGACGAAGTACAGGCTATGACCGCTTTGCGCTGCCCTGTCCAGCATGTCGGTCAGTGTCGCGAACCTGGGCCTGATGGCAGCTGCGCCGATCATCGGCGCTCTTGGATGCGGCGCAGCACCAACTGAGCGAGCTCACCCACGGTGCGCAGGTCGTCGCCGTCCTCGGCGTCGAGGTCGATGTCGTAGCGGGCTTCGATCCGGAAAACCAGTGACAGCACCCGGGCCGAGTCCATACCGGCGTCCTGCAGGCCTGAATCAGCGGTGAGAGTGGTTGCAGCACAATCGGTTTCGGATTCGATGAATCCGATGATGTCCTGGGTGATCTCGGCCAGCGTCGTCGGCACCGTCATCGCCGGGTTCCACCCCATTGGATGGCGGCGGCGCCGGCGAAGTCTCCCGCATGCGCGAATCCCGCCATCATGACGATGTCGCCGGCGCCGATCTGGCCGTCGAGGACGGCGGCCTCGATGTTGACCGGGATGGCGACCGCGAACAGGTTGCCGCACTCGTGGAACGTGTCGCGGTGACGTTCGGGTGAAATTCCCAGCGCCTCATTCCAGTTGCGCAGCAGTAACCGGTTCGGCTGGTTGGTCACCAGCAGGTCGAGGTCACCGGGCTTCACTCCGACGCGGTCGCACACAGCTCGCACGACTTGCGGCACCTGTCGGTTGCCGCGGGCAAGCACCTTGATGATCTTGCCCTCGTTGAACCCAACGTAGCCCTGTCCCTCACCGGCCTCCCACCACCGTCGCGCCGGGTCGGCGGCCAAGGTCATGTCGGTGGCGTTCTCGCCGAAATAGCGGCACTCGATATCGAGCACCGGCGAGCTGTCCGACAGGGTGACCAGGCCGACAGCCGCGCCGTCACCGGGAACCGATGCCTGCGCCAGCTTGCGCACCTGGTCCTGTTCGAAGATCTTGCCCGCGGCGTTCTGGGCGACGGCGATCAGCGCGGTTCGCCCGGCACCGCTGGCCAGCAGCTGACGAGCGAGCTTGAGCATCAACACGAATGCCGCGCAGCCGCCGTTGTGCACGTCGATGATCCACTCGGGATTGATGCCCAGCCGCTTGGCGACCTCACCGCCCGCCCCGAGGATCGGCAGATCGGGCAATTGAGAGTGGGTCAGCACGACATCGACCTCGCCCAGCACATCGGGTCCGTGGCGGCTCACCAATGCCGCGACGGCACGCTCGATCATGTCGACGTTGGATTCGTCATCGGCGGCGTGGTGGCGGAAGTCCGGCGGCCGGAACATCGGGTTGTCCCGGAGGCCGTCGTTGTCACTGTATTGCGTGTACCACTCTGCGGGAACACGGTTTTCGGGCAGGTAGGTGGCGATGTCGATCAGGCTGACCGTCGGCTGGATTCCGGCCGGGCTCATGATGTCCGCATCCAGTCCGGGGTGATCGGGAGTCCGTTGCGGTGACGATACTCGGCAATGGCCTTGAGGTTCTTCAGTTCCAACTCGTGGCCCGCGCCGAACATCTCCCAGAAATCCCCCACCCAGACCGGACGTTCCGGCGGCGCGGTCTCGGGATAGGGATTGTCGTCGTAATAGGGATGGTGGCAGTTGGTCCACAGCACAACCGAACCGGGCTTGTTGAGAACCACCTGCGCATCCACCACCCGCATCAGGTAGATCATCCACAGGTGCCGACCCTGATCCCAGGCGCAGTGGTAGTCGACGGTGCGAGCCTCGCGGTTGGCGACGGTACGGGTGTAGATCTCGGTTTCGCTGCCGAGCCGGTCGTAGGCCAGCCAGAGCCCGGCTTCGTCGGTCGGAGTGAACCCGCGCAGGCTGTACGTCCACTCCTCCAGTGAGCGGGTGTCGGCGAGGTAGTCGAACAGCTCGTCGGGAGGACAGTCGATGTAATCGTTGACAGTGCAGTACTCGCCGAACACGTCGTCGTGCGGATAGACCGCGTGGATCATCTCCATCAGGACCGGGGTGGCTTTCTCCCTCGGCGACGTCTCGATGCGCATCAGCCCAGGGATCGGTTCGGTGCCAGCCCCGATGTGGTGAGTGTGGTGGGCCGTGATGTCCTCGAGTGCGGGCAGTGTCATCAGTGTTCTCTCGTATTCGCTAAAAATGCTGTGAAGGGCGGGATTTCGTCAGCGGAGCACTCGACGGCGACGACGGACGGCCCGTCGACGTCCAGTGCGGCCCGCACCGCAACCGCCAGTTCGCCGATATCGGTGACATCAAGGGACGGCAATGCGGGGAACATGGCCGCCAAGCCAGCACCGAGGCGGCTGGGGCCGAAGCGGTTGTAGCTGTAGCGGTCACCGTAAAACAGCTGCTC
This window contains:
- a CDS encoding pyridoxal phosphate-dependent aminotransferase encodes the protein MKFAQSSRLSNVSDEAAGPIAEEVARLAATGQQIMRLDVGDPHPFGFEVPAQLVREIAGTLATSAGYTGAKGLLSARRAVAQYYAARAVPEVHVENVFLGNGASELITMSMTALLEDRDEVLVPAPDFPVWTAAVNVNGGRAIHYRCDESSDWYPDVADIANKVTSRTRAIVIINPNNPTGAVYPPEVLTGILTIAREHNLIVCSDEIYDKILYDGVSHTVTASLAPDLICLTFNGLSKAHRCAGFRAGWLAVSGPTDHATSYLDGLATVAGLRRCANVPAQQAIRFALDADRSGVDLALPAGRLHEQRDRAWAALNAIPGVSCVKPQGALYAFPKIDLSVYPIRDDEQFVLDLLLQEKIHIIPGTALSWPEPDHVRIVTLPHAEKLESAIERIGQFLATYRQ
- a CDS encoding AMP-binding protein, which encodes MLDRAAQSGHSLYFVDRNENDTEVAFAQIRSDARDFAAGLSAAGVHSGDRVALVLPTGPEFVASFFGVLYAGAVPVPLYPPVRLGRLDDYRHRTAAMLRAVHAVLVVTEDRIRPLLEGDETRCVTMAELSGPDFADSPLVATDLALIQFSSGTTHDPKPVALTHANLLHNLAAIADYFDSAGMPEQVGVTWLPLYHDMGLIGNLLMAFYLRRPLVLLPPELFLAVPAAWLRAISRHRGTVTAAPNFAFGLCLKRIRDEDLAGVDLSSWRLCLNGAELASADVQRRFSERFGRWGFDSLSFTPVYGLAEASLAVTFKPAGRPFSVVERDNKELVSTGRPLAGVDVEIRGDDTRPLPEDEVGNIFVRGPSVMAGYFGRADLTGQVLRGGWLDCGDLGFIHDGELFVCGRSKETVVIRGANHAPQDFEAALDGLAGVRTGCAVAVSYLPAFADDEALAMLVETTADAPDGLADDVAARVLQRTGIAVGHVELLTPGTLPRTSSGKLRRIEARTQWLAGTLSPC
- a CDS encoding acyl carrier protein, whose translation is MTVPTTLAEITQDIIGFIESETDCAATTLTADSGLQDAGMDSARVLSLVFRIEARYDIDLDAEDGDDLRTVGELAQLVLRRIQERR
- a CDS encoding 3-oxoacyl-ACP synthase III family protein; this encodes MSPAGIQPTVSLIDIATYLPENRVPAEWYTQYSDNDGLRDNPMFRPPDFRHHAADDESNVDMIERAVAALVSRHGPDVLGEVDVVLTHSQLPDLPILGAGGEVAKRLGINPEWIIDVHNGGCAAFVLMLKLARQLLASGAGRTALIAVAQNAAGKIFEQDQVRKLAQASVPGDGAAVGLVTLSDSSPVLDIECRYFGENATDMTLAADPARRWWEAGEGQGYVGFNEGKIIKVLARGNRQVPQVVRAVCDRVGVKPGDLDLLVTNQPNRLLLRNWNEALGISPERHRDTFHECGNLFAVAIPVNIEAAVLDGQIGAGDIVMMAGFAHAGDFAGAAAIQWGGTRR
- a CDS encoding SRPBCC family protein translates to MTLPALEDITAHHTHHIGAGTEPIPGLMRIETSPREKATPVLMEMIHAVYPHDDVFGEYCTVNDYIDCPPDELFDYLADTRSLEEWTYSLRGFTPTDEAGLWLAYDRLGSETEIYTRTVANREARTVDYHCAWDQGRHLWMIYLMRVVDAQVVLNKPGSVVLWTNCHHPYYDDNPYPETAPPERPVWVGDFWEMFGAGHELELKNLKAIAEYRHRNGLPITPDWMRTS